In 'Nostoc azollae' 0708, the following are encoded in one genomic region:
- a CDS encoding IS66 family transposase, translating to MLWELGPIEIGVGTLVGTNEGIDGPVAQSIHSLKQWIKQTQPHILGDETLWVVKGVKQWLWIFANSDFPLFHGPDTPCPGELESIVGSSYSGVISSDDFTAYNGYAVTAQQKCQAHLPYPVTSRH from the coding sequence TTGTTGTGGGAACTGGGTCCAATAGAAATTGGAGTGGGAACATTAGTAGGTACCAATGAAGGAATAGATGGTCCAGTGGCTCAAAGTATTCATAGCCTCAAACAGTGGATAAAACAAACCCAGCCTCATATCCTTGGGGATGAAACACTCTGGGTAGTCAAAGGGGTGAAACAATGGTTATGGATTTTTGCCAATAGTGACTTCCCTTTATTTCATGGGCCTGATACTCCTTGTCCTGGCGAATTAGAATCCATTGTGGGTTCAAGTTACTCTGGTGTAATCAGTTCTGATGACTTTACTGCCTATAACGGTTATGCGGTCACAGCTCAACAGAAATGTCAGGCACATCTACCCTACCCCGTCACTTCAAGACACTAA
- a CDS encoding HARBI1 family protein — MSQFILINNRYAEKAIEKPGDYQEQEKYYSCKKKTHTLKNQFRVLPGGEDIVDIYIGQLGKISDTTVFRNNCQNLDAKERFLGDKAYIGEEFITTPYKKPKKAELSEISKEENKKISSRRIDVEHLICRGTTFRVASDRFPLAGHGYNPVIMAVCGLVGLDLNYSFILNHNI; from the coding sequence ATGAGTCAGTTTATATTAATAAATAATAGATATGCAGAGAAAGCTATAGAAAAACCAGGTGACTATCAAGAGCAGGAAAAATATTATTCATGCAAGAAGAAAACACACACTCTCAAAAATCAATTTAGAGTATTGCCAGGAGGTGAAGACATAGTTGATATTTATATTGGACAATTAGGTAAGATAAGCGATACTACAGTATTTAGAAATAATTGCCAAAACCTAGATGCCAAAGAGAGATTTTTGGGAGACAAAGCTTATATAGGAGAAGAATTTATTACCACACCTTATAAGAAGCCCAAAAAAGCTGAACTTTCAGAGATTTCAAAAGAAGAAAATAAGAAAATATCATCAAGAAGAATTGATGTTGAACATCTCATATGTAGAGGTACAACTTTTCGAGTGGCTAGTGATAGATTTCCTTTAGCTGGACATGGTTATAATCCGGTGATAATGGCAGTATGTGGATTAGTTGGGTTAGATCTAAATTATTCATTTATACTAAATCATAATATTTGA
- a CDS encoding helix-turn-helix domain-containing protein has protein sequence MTSTLERIELYPQESKILIRIKYEDFITLVALAEKRHLEKQAEIEKRKIRLIASGGECKAEMTPKEGVCLCLVDLRQKPTFETLGLLFDLWRTKANNTFHYWVEILREILPVSQI, from the coding sequence ATGACAAGTACCCTAGAAAGAATAGAATTATACCCCCAGGAATCGAAAATATTAATTAGGATTAAGTATGAAGACTTTATCACATTAGTAGCATTAGCAGAAAAAAGGCATCTAGAGAAACAGGCAGAAATTGAAAAAAGAAAAATTAGGTTAATAGCGTCTGGAGGAGAATGTAAAGCAGAAATGACCCCAAAGGAGGGAGTATGTCTATGCCTAGTAGACCTGAGACAGAAGCCAACATTTGAAACTCTAGGATTATTGTTTGATCTATGGAGGACAAAAGCAAATAACACATTTCATTATTGGGTAGAAATTCTGAGGGAAATTTTACCTGTCTCCCAAATATAA
- a CDS encoding tellurite resistance TerB family protein produces MSKCDLLKSRSSKVKLEPEVAIAIMGLFSASADGEGIIPTEEYPLAEMLEGIGVFEEYAEEDFDQLTAKVNTLREKEKAENLIPSAIASLTKKNYRETAYITAILVVGMEEDISESDQDYLFELQEVLKISDERAEELIDEVFEEYEEEEEE; encoded by the coding sequence ATGTCTAAATGTGACTTGCTCAAAAGCCGCAGCAGTAAAGTGAAGTTAGAACCAGAAGTAGCGATTGCTATTATGGGACTTTTTTCAGCCTCTGCTGATGGTGAAGGGATTATCCCCACCGAAGAATACCCATTAGCGGAAATGCTAGAAGGTATTGGAGTGTTTGAAGAATACGCTGAGGAAGATTTTGATCAGTTGACAGCAAAAGTCAATACCTTGAGAGAGAAAGAAAAAGCAGAGAATTTAATTCCCAGTGCGATCGCATCCTTAACAAAAAAGAACTATCGTGAAACCGCTTATATTACCGCTATATTGGTGGTAGGGATGGAAGAAGATATATCAGAATCAGATCAAGATTATCTGTTTGAGCTTCAGGAAGTATTGAAGATTTCCGATGAGCGAGCAGAAGAACTAATAGACGAAGTGTTTGAAGAATATGAAGAGGAAGAGGAAGAATAG
- a CDS encoding helix-turn-helix domain-containing protein, whose amino-acid sequence MNQATLPDVLTIEETSTYLRITVEAVLRQALHGKIPGRKIEDDWRFLKVAI is encoded by the coding sequence ATGAATCAAGCAACATTACCTGATGTTTTAACAATCGAAGAAACTTCAACATACTTACGGATAACTGTTGAAGCAGTCCTCCGTCAAGCATTACACGGTAAGATTCCAGGTCGAAAAATTGAGGATGACTGGAGATTTTTGAAAGTTGCTATTTGA
- the ilvB gene encoding biosynthetic-type acetolactate synthase large subunit yields the protein MRSQSVSAGESPSQISLPQSENNKKSPISNSPIVAPTRASGGFALLDSLLRHGVEYIFGYPGGAILPIYDDLYKVEASGIIKHILVRHEQGASHAADGYARATGKVGVCFGTSGPGATNLVTGIATAYMDSIPMIVVTGQVPRAAIGTDAFQETDIYGITLPIVKHSYVVRDPKDMARIVAEAFHIANTGRPGPVLIDVPKDVALEEFDYVPVEPGSVKLPGYRPTVKGNPRQINAAIQLITESGRPLLYVGGGVIAANAHAEVKRLAELFNIPVTTTLMGIGAFDEHHPLSLGMLGMHGTAYANFAVTDCDLLICVGARFDDRVTGRLGEFASRAKVIHIDIDPAEVGKNRVPEVPIVGDVKSVLTDLLRRCQDATGKTTPNQNQEWLNLINRWKQDYPLVVPHHADSISPQEVIVAVGSQAPNAFYTTDVGQHQMWAAQFLKNGPRRWISSAGLGTMGFGVPAAMGAKVGFPDEEVICISGDASFQMCLQELGTIAQYGINIKTVILNNGWQGMVRQWQEAFYGERYSCSNMEVGMPDIELLAQAYGIKGMVISSREELADKIAEMLAHNGPVIVDVHVTRDENCYPMVAPGKSNAQMFGLPKPPPTNTDEPVACSHCGTKNSPNHNFCSECGTKL from the coding sequence GTGCGTTCACAAAGTGTCTCCGCAGGAGAATCGCCTTCTCAAATCAGTCTCCCACAATCTGAAAATAACAAAAAGTCTCCTATCTCTAACTCGCCAATTGTCGCTCCTACAAGGGCTTCTGGCGGTTTTGCCTTGTTAGATAGTCTCCTCCGTCACGGTGTTGAGTACATTTTTGGTTATCCCGGTGGGGCAATTCTACCGATTTATGATGACCTGTATAAAGTGGAGGCAAGCGGTATAATTAAGCATATTCTTGTCAGACATGAACAAGGTGCTTCCCATGCGGCTGACGGCTACGCCCGCGCTACAGGTAAAGTAGGAGTGTGTTTTGGGACTTCTGGTCCTGGGGCAACTAACTTGGTGACAGGTATTGCCACAGCTTACATGGATTCCATTCCGATGATTGTGGTGACAGGACAAGTACCACGAGCGGCAATTGGTACAGATGCTTTCCAAGAAACGGATATCTACGGTATTACTCTGCCCATTGTCAAGCATTCTTATGTAGTCCGTGACCCCAAAGATATGGCGCGGATTGTGGCTGAAGCCTTCCATATTGCCAATACAGGCAGACCAGGACCAGTTTTGATAGATGTTCCCAAAGATGTGGCTTTGGAAGAATTTGATTATGTGCCTGTAGAACCTGGTTCAGTCAAGTTACCTGGATATCGTCCTACAGTTAAAGGTAATCCCCGACAAATTAATGCGGCGATTCAGTTGATTACGGAAAGTGGTAGACCCTTATTATATGTTGGTGGGGGTGTGATCGCAGCGAATGCCCACGCAGAAGTTAAACGTCTGGCAGAATTATTTAATATCCCCGTCACCACAACCCTCATGGGTATCGGTGCATTTGATGAACATCATCCCCTATCTTTAGGAATGTTGGGGATGCACGGTACTGCTTACGCTAATTTTGCGGTTACAGATTGTGATTTGCTGATTTGTGTTGGTGCAAGATTTGATGACCGTGTAACAGGAAGATTAGGTGAATTTGCTTCCCGTGCTAAAGTCATTCACATCGACATTGACCCGGCAGAAGTTGGTAAAAACCGCGTTCCTGAAGTTCCTATCGTTGGCGATGTCAAGAGTGTTCTAACTGATTTACTCCGGCGATGTCAAGACGCAACGGGAAAAACTACACCTAATCAAAATCAAGAATGGTTAAATCTAATTAACCGTTGGAAACAAGATTACCCCTTGGTTGTGCCTCATCATGCTGACAGCATTTCTCCCCAAGAGGTAATTGTGGCAGTTGGGAGTCAAGCACCCAATGCTTTTTATACCACCGATGTTGGTCAACATCAAATGTGGGCAGCACAATTCCTCAAAAATGGACCTAGACGCTGGATTTCTAGCGCCGGTTTAGGAACAATGGGTTTTGGTGTCCCTGCGGCTATGGGTGCTAAAGTGGGCTTCCCTGATGAAGAAGTGATCTGTATTAGCGGTGATGCCAGTTTCCAAATGTGCTTACAGGAACTGGGAACTATAGCACAGTATGGGATAAATATCAAGACTGTAATTTTAAATAACGGTTGGCAGGGAATGGTGCGTCAATGGCAAGAAGCCTTTTATGGTGAACGTTATTCCTGCTCAAATATGGAAGTAGGGATGCCAGATATTGAGCTGTTAGCACAGGCTTATGGGATCAAAGGGATGGTGATTAGCAGCCGGGAAGAATTGGCAGATAAAATTGCCGAAATGCTGGCACACAATGGACCGGTGATTGTCGATGTTCATGTTACCAGAGATGAAAACTGCTATCCGATGGTAGCCCCTGGCAAGAGTAACGCGCAGATGTTTGGTTTGCCAAAACCTCCACCCACAAATACAGATGAGCCAGTTGCTTGCAGTCATTGTGGGACAAAAAACTCGCCTAACCATAACTTCTGTTCTGAGTGCGGCACTAAGTTGTAA
- a CDS encoding MFS transporter produces MFPTEPTAVNNGFAALLKSRNFMLMWIGQLISQLADKVLLILMIDLLEKKYLPANLSEGTGRLYLYMAFTLPAIFFGSAGGVIVDRMPKKLIMIASDLIRGLFTLCIPFLPRQLGILLALNFGISTVTQFFAPAEQATIPLMVKRENLMAANALFSSTMMGALIVGYAVGKPILHWAEYLNFQFGKELLVGGFYLLSAAIMLPIRFKEDLQTSVANPLTEFLQGWRYLKQNGLIWNAMLQIVALYCVFAALLELSIRLAAKLNLEQTDFSFFVAAAGVGMVLGAGIIGHFGQKLHRKPLPLIGFIFMAVALGMFIFIQNLALVLGLSVVLGLGAALINVPMQTLIQQYTPPAMHGKVFGFQNHAINIALSAPLLITTKLVNVFGLPVVLCGMSLTVLVIGFWTWHNTRRVLQDVI; encoded by the coding sequence ATGTTTCCCACTGAACCAACTGCTGTCAATAACGGCTTTGCCGCACTGCTAAAAAGCCGCAATTTTATGCTTATGTGGATTGGGCAACTGATTTCCCAGTTAGCAGATAAGGTTTTACTAATCCTAATGATTGACTTATTAGAGAAAAAATACTTACCTGCTAATTTGTCAGAAGGGACAGGGCGCCTTTATTTATACATGGCCTTTACCCTGCCAGCCATTTTTTTTGGTTCTGCTGGTGGTGTCATTGTTGACAGGATGCCAAAAAAGCTGATCATGATTGCTTCTGATCTTATCCGTGGGTTATTCACGCTGTGTATACCATTCTTGCCACGACAGTTAGGAATATTATTAGCACTGAATTTTGGTATCTCCACTGTGACACAGTTTTTTGCTCCTGCCGAACAAGCCACTATACCCCTAATGGTGAAACGAGAGAATCTGATGGCTGCCAATGCCTTATTTAGCAGCACCATGATGGGAGCATTAATTGTTGGCTATGCTGTGGGCAAGCCAATTCTGCACTGGGCTGAATATCTCAACTTTCAATTTGGTAAAGAACTATTAGTAGGTGGTTTCTACCTTTTGTCTGCGGCAATTATGCTACCCATTCGTTTTAAAGAAGATCTGCAAACCTCTGTAGCTAATCCATTAACTGAATTCTTACAAGGTTGGCGGTATCTCAAACAAAATGGACTCATCTGGAATGCTATGCTGCAAATCGTCGCCTTGTACTGCGTGTTTGCTGCACTCCTGGAATTATCCATTAGATTAGCTGCAAAGTTAAACTTAGAGCAAACTGATTTTAGCTTTTTTGTGGCAGCGGCTGGCGTAGGAATGGTTTTAGGTGCAGGGATTATAGGACACTTTGGCCAGAAATTACATCGTAAGCCTTTGCCTTTGATTGGTTTTATATTTATGGCAGTGGCATTAGGAATGTTTATTTTTATTCAGAACCTAGCTTTAGTGTTGGGACTGTCCGTTGTCTTAGGTTTAGGTGCAGCCCTAATTAACGTGCCAATGCAAACTTTGATTCAACAATACACTCCCCCAGCAATGCATGGTAAGGTATTTGGCTTTCAAAATCATGCCATTAATATTGCCCTCTCTGCACCTCTGTTGATTACAACCAAGCTGGTTAACGTCTTTGGATTGCCAGTGGTGCTGTGCGGAATGAGTCTCACTGTCCTAGTTATCGGTTTCTGGACTTGGCACAATACTAGGAGAGTCTTGCAAGATGTGATCTAA
- a CDS encoding ferrochelatase gives MVATPEKLQHTHEHLPGHDRVAVLLMGYGEVETYEDFANYNEQALNLLTAKFAPVPTWIYPPLGKLLALFDRHEWGHTHHDFISPHNAIFERQRAGIEHELQHKWGGGVQVFKAFNFCAPFLPKQVLAELKNQGFEKILIYPLLVVDSIFTSGIAIEQVNNALAELANGDEHWVKGMRYIPSFYNEPEYINLMARLVEEKINSDLADAYLPSQIGIVLMNHGCPHKAKGFTSGIDESQALYELVREKLINRYPLISVGWLNHHTPLIEWTQPNATQAAKNIIQLGAEVVIFMPIGFATENHETLLDVHHIIHVLEKQHPNVDYLQMACVNDNPQFLDMAAEWANGHIAELMQEEAKEVNVQLPLTHHHHHHH, from the coding sequence GTGGTTGCAACTCCAGAAAAACTGCAACATACTCACGAGCATCTACCAGGGCATGACCGAGTAGCTGTATTGCTCATGGGCTACGGTGAAGTCGAAACCTACGAAGATTTCGCTAATTATAACGAACAGGCTTTAAATCTACTTACTGCCAAATTCGCTCCAGTACCCACTTGGATTTATCCGCCCCTAGGAAAACTATTGGCGTTATTTGACCGTCATGAGTGGGGACATACACATCATGATTTCATCTCTCCACATAATGCCATTTTTGAACGGCAACGGGCTGGAATTGAACACGAATTACAACATAAATGGGGTGGTGGTGTTCAAGTTTTCAAAGCTTTTAACTTTTGCGCTCCTTTTTTGCCTAAACAGGTTTTAGCAGAACTCAAAAATCAAGGTTTTGAAAAAATCTTAATTTATCCGTTGTTGGTAGTAGATTCTATTTTCACCAGTGGCATAGCTATTGAGCAAGTTAATAATGCTCTAGCTGAATTAGCCAATGGTGATGAACATTGGGTCAAAGGAATGCGTTATATTCCTTCTTTCTACAATGAGCCTGAATATATTAATTTAATGGCGCGTTTGGTAGAAGAAAAAATTAATTCTGACTTAGCCGATGCCTACCTACCTTCACAAATTGGCATTGTGTTGATGAATCATGGTTGTCCTCACAAAGCCAAAGGATTTACATCTGGTATTGATGAAAGTCAAGCACTTTACGAATTAGTCAGAGAAAAGTTAATTAACCGGTATCCTTTAATTTCTGTAGGTTGGTTAAACCACCATACACCGCTAATTGAGTGGACACAGCCAAATGCTACCCAAGCTGCAAAAAATATCATTCAATTGGGTGCAGAAGTGGTAATATTTATGCCAATTGGCTTTGCCACAGAAAACCACGAAACATTGTTAGATGTTCATCACATCATTCATGTTTTAGAAAAACAGCATCCGAATGTGGATTATTTACAAATGGCTTGTGTAAATGACAATCCCCAATTTTTGGATATGGCTGCTGAATGGGCAAATGGTCATATTGCAGAGTTGATGCAAGAGGAAGCTAAGGAAGTTAATGTGCAGTTGCCTTTAACTCATCATCATCACCATCATCATTAG